The following are encoded together in the Streptomyces flavofungini genome:
- a CDS encoding peptidase inhibitor family I36 protein codes for MRRTWGVAAASATLVLGGLAAVPASAGESGASGSGGEARALQCAPGDACFWVHNDYRGARGRVAGNNRDFRDFPQGQCPRGTWNDCISSYANRGRSCTVYFWTGFNYTGRWHSLGRNDEVPNFAAPPPVGYSDPAFNDTISSNHWCSPR; via the coding sequence ATGCGTAGGACTTGGGGAGTCGCGGCGGCTTCCGCGACGCTGGTGCTCGGTGGACTCGCGGCGGTGCCGGCTTCGGCGGGGGAGAGCGGTGCGAGCGGTAGCGGCGGGGAGGCGCGGGCACTTCAATGCGCCCCGGGTGACGCGTGCTTCTGGGTGCACAACGACTACAGGGGCGCCCGGGGGCGGGTCGCCGGGAACAACCGGGACTTCCGGGACTTCCCGCAGGGGCAGTGTCCCCGCGGCACCTGGAACGACTGCATCAGCTCCTACGCGAACCGCGGCAGGAGCTGCACGGTGTACTTCTGGACGGGCTTCAACTACACCGGCAGGTGGCACAGCCTGGGCAGGAACGACGAGGTCCCGAACTTCGCGGCGCCGCCGCCGGTCGGCTACAGCGACCCGGCGTTCAACGACACCATCAGCTCCAACCACTGGTGCTCGCCGAGGTGA
- a CDS encoding tannase/feruloyl esterase family alpha/beta hydrolase yields MMFRHFSAVAAALLLTTLTPTAAAAPDPAPCPGDRLRVPGAERTVAACLDDLTTAGTVASGHTDPADWAGLQAPGTRHPSGVPGVQLDGYFPDSSTTNSTHGWDHDSQFVIRLPERWNGGLVVAGPPGVREQYANDRSIGDHALARGYAFAATDKGNTGPTLYRDGRRPGDAIAEWHRRLTQLTVAAKSVAARHYGRAPRHTYAAGMSMGGYLVRWQLENVPWLYDGGLDWEGVLLTRGAPNLLATLPPALRAYPRLLAGEPGAREALRAAGYPPESEPLWETHYRTQWDTFQRLFREEVDPDYDGATEAGTPFCREGTGKGCDTDYDYAKRPRAVHDTVARLSLSGRVQRPLITLHGTLDALVPIGPGSDRYARLVAKAHREDRHRYYRITGGNHTDGLYGAHPRLVRPMLPCVRDAFDALTAWTEDGTAPPRSRTVPRPDADPVQSCTL; encoded by the coding sequence ATGATGTTCCGTCACTTCTCGGCGGTGGCAGCCGCGTTGCTGCTGACCACTCTCACCCCGACCGCCGCGGCCGCCCCCGACCCCGCGCCCTGCCCCGGCGACCGGCTCCGCGTACCCGGCGCCGAGCGCACCGTCGCCGCATGTCTTGATGACCTCACCACGGCGGGCACCGTCGCCTCCGGCCACACCGACCCCGCGGACTGGGCAGGCCTTCAGGCCCCGGGGACCCGTCACCCGAGCGGCGTGCCCGGCGTCCAGCTCGACGGCTACTTCCCCGACTCCTCGACCACGAACAGCACGCACGGCTGGGACCACGACAGCCAGTTCGTGATCCGCCTTCCGGAGCGCTGGAACGGCGGCCTGGTCGTGGCGGGGCCGCCCGGCGTCCGCGAGCAGTACGCCAACGACCGCTCCATCGGCGACCACGCCCTCGCGCGCGGCTACGCGTTCGCGGCGACCGACAAGGGCAACACGGGCCCCACGCTGTACCGCGACGGCAGGCGCCCCGGTGACGCCATCGCCGAATGGCACCGGCGCCTCACCCAGCTCACCGTCGCCGCCAAGAGCGTCGCGGCCCGGCACTACGGCCGGGCACCCCGGCACACGTACGCGGCAGGCATGTCCATGGGCGGCTACCTGGTCCGCTGGCAGCTGGAGAACGTGCCGTGGCTGTACGACGGCGGCCTCGACTGGGAGGGCGTGCTCCTGACGCGCGGGGCGCCGAACCTCCTGGCGACGCTGCCACCCGCGCTGCGCGCCTATCCCCGGCTCCTCGCGGGCGAGCCCGGCGCGCGCGAGGCACTGCGCGCCGCGGGCTATCCACCGGAGTCCGAGCCGCTGTGGGAGACGCACTACCGCACGCAGTGGGACACCTTCCAGCGCCTCTTCCGCGAGGAGGTCGATCCGGACTACGACGGCGCCACCGAGGCCGGGACGCCGTTCTGCCGCGAGGGCACGGGCAAGGGCTGCGACACCGACTACGACTACGCGAAGCGCCCGCGCGCGGTGCACGACACCGTGGCCCGTCTGTCCCTGTCCGGCCGCGTCCAGCGCCCCCTGATCACCCTGCACGGCACGCTCGACGCCCTCGTCCCCATCGGCCCCGGCTCCGACCGGTACGCGCGGCTCGTGGCGAAGGCACACCGCGAGGACCGGCATCGCTACTACCGGATCACCGGCGGCAACCACACCGACGGCCTGTACGGCGCGCACCCGCGCCTCGTGCGCCCCATGCTCCCCTGCGTGCGCGACGCCTTCGACGCGCTGACGGCCTGGACGGAGGACGGCACGGCCCCGCCGCGCAGCCGCACGGTGCCCCGCCCTGACGCCGACCCGGTGCAGTCCTGCACTCTCTGA
- a CDS encoding sensor histidine kinase — protein MPWVSSVLYAAVLFAGVYYDIVGDDPQHPGRTAGFVIGVAALFALDAAEARWCRAGARRGAVAAAVLVLRVGLFFAVAACDGAGLSRVLFVLVPFTAYFAFGRRASLTLGAGCAGVLLGWYALAVDGWYADAEAISDLLMFALGLVLAVSMAAVATGAQEARRSLESTVRELRASHWQLRKYAARVAELSTAQERNRLARDIHDSLGHHLTALAVQLEKAEAFRALDATAADRAVSDARWSAARALDEVRASVRALRAESAPFSLSTALTDLVRHTGTDRPRVTLTVTGAETGYDVDRLTALYRAAQEALTNARRHADARHVTVCLEYGRSAARLTVADDGRGLPGPAAGAAPGVGLLGLRERLQLLGGALRIASEAGTGTTLTATVPRTPGGEP, from the coding sequence GTGCCCTGGGTCTCCTCCGTGCTCTACGCCGCCGTGCTGTTCGCGGGCGTGTACTACGACATCGTCGGGGACGACCCGCAACACCCCGGGCGCACCGCGGGGTTCGTCATCGGCGTGGCCGCCCTCTTCGCCCTGGACGCGGCCGAGGCGCGCTGGTGCCGTGCGGGTGCGCGGCGCGGTGCCGTCGCGGCGGCCGTCCTCGTCCTGCGCGTCGGGCTCTTCTTCGCCGTGGCCGCGTGCGACGGCGCGGGCCTGTCCCGGGTGCTCTTCGTCCTGGTGCCGTTCACCGCGTACTTCGCGTTCGGGCGCCGCGCGAGCCTCACGCTCGGCGCGGGCTGCGCGGGCGTGCTGCTCGGTTGGTACGCGCTCGCGGTCGACGGCTGGTACGCGGACGCCGAGGCCATCTCCGACCTGCTGATGTTCGCACTCGGTCTGGTGCTCGCCGTGTCGATGGCGGCCGTCGCGACCGGTGCGCAGGAGGCCCGGCGGAGCCTGGAGTCGACCGTGCGCGAACTCCGGGCTTCCCACTGGCAGTTGCGCAAGTACGCGGCGCGGGTCGCCGAACTCTCCACGGCTCAGGAACGCAACCGCCTCGCCCGCGACATCCACGACAGCCTCGGCCACCATCTCACCGCCCTCGCCGTGCAGTTGGAGAAGGCCGAAGCCTTCCGCGCCCTCGACGCGACGGCGGCCGACCGTGCCGTGAGCGACGCCCGCTGGTCGGCGGCGCGCGCCCTCGACGAGGTGCGCGCGTCGGTCCGCGCCCTGCGCGCCGAGAGTGCCCCCTTCTCCCTGTCGACCGCGCTCACCGACCTCGTCCGCCACACCGGCACCGACCGGCCGCGCGTCACCCTCACCGTCACCGGAGCCGAGACCGGGTACGACGTGGACCGGCTGACCGCGCTGTACCGCGCCGCCCAGGAAGCCCTGACCAACGCCCGCCGCCACGCCGACGCCCGGCACGTCACGGTCTGCCTGGAGTACGGCCGGTCCGCCGCGCGCCTCACCGTGGCCGACGACGGGCGCGGCCTGCCCGGCCCGGCGGCGGGCGCGGCGCCGGGCGTCGGCCTGCTCGGCCTGCGTGAACGACTCCAACTCCTCGGCGGCGCGCTGCGCATCGCGAGCGAGGCGGGGACGGGGACGACACTCACGGCGACGGTGCCGCGCACCCCGGGCGGCGAGCCATGA
- a CDS encoding response regulator: MTADGAPTDTPDAVRVLVVDDQELVREGIASLLGIQPGISVVGTAADGAEAVDAALALAPDVILMDVRMPGTDGVEAVPVIASRAPGCKVVMLTTFDDEEYVVRALRASAVGYLLKNLPAAELAAAVQLAHRGVAQLDPAVTRRLAGEPPPPPAPTTPPAPTAPPSPRGEPEPTAREVEILRLVAAGATNREIASRLYLSEGTVKNHISRILTRLGLRGRAQAALYARDRGLL; this comes from the coding sequence ATGACCGCGGACGGCGCACCCACCGACACCCCCGACGCCGTGCGCGTCCTCGTTGTCGACGATCAGGAGCTGGTCCGCGAAGGCATCGCCTCCCTGCTCGGCATCCAGCCGGGCATCAGCGTCGTCGGCACGGCGGCCGACGGCGCCGAGGCCGTCGACGCGGCGCTCGCCCTGGCGCCCGACGTGATCCTCATGGACGTCCGCATGCCGGGGACGGACGGCGTCGAGGCGGTCCCGGTCATCGCGAGCCGGGCGCCCGGCTGCAAGGTGGTGATGCTGACGACGTTCGACGACGAGGAGTACGTCGTACGGGCCCTGCGCGCCAGTGCTGTCGGCTACCTCCTGAAGAACCTGCCGGCGGCCGAACTGGCCGCCGCCGTACAGCTCGCCCACCGGGGCGTGGCCCAGCTCGACCCGGCCGTCACCCGGCGCCTGGCCGGAGAGCCCCCACCACCACCGGCCCCGACCACGCCACCGGCCCCGACAGCACCACCATCCCCGCGGGGCGAGCCCGAACCGACCGCCCGGGAGGTGGAGATCCTGCGCCTCGTCGCGGCCGGAGCGACCAACCGCGAGATCGCCTCCCGGCTCTACCTCAGCGAGGGCACCGTGAAGAACCACATCTCGCGCATCCTCACCCGCCTCGGCCTGCGCGGACGCGCCCAGGCCGCGCTGTACGCACGGGACCGCGGACTGTTGTAG
- a CDS encoding dipeptidase, whose product MSPHPIAETVASLMPRAKAELTELVAFKSVADFEQYPRSESEAAANWVADALRTEGFQDVALLDTPDGTQSVYGFLPGPEGAPTVLLYAHYDVQPPLDEAGWATPPFELTERDGRWFGRGSADCKGGIVMHLLALRALKANGGVPVHVKVVAEGSEEQGTGGLERYAQEHPELLRADTIVVGDAGNFRVGLPTVTATLRGMTLVRVQIDTLEGNLHSGQFGGAAPDALGALVRVLDSLRAEDGSTTVDGLDGGGVWEGLQYSEADFRRDAKVLDGVGLIGDGSVADRIWARPAVTVLGIDCPPVVGATPSVQASARALISLRVPPGVDAAEATKLLRAHLESRTPWGARVSTEQIGQGQAFRADTTSPAYEAMAGALSEAYDGEKMQAAGMGGSIPLCNTLAALYPEAEILLIGLNEPEAQIHAVNESVSPQELERMSVAEALFLQRYAKS is encoded by the coding sequence ATGTCGCCGCATCCGATCGCCGAGACCGTCGCCTCTCTCATGCCGAGGGCGAAGGCGGAACTCACCGAACTGGTGGCGTTCAAGTCGGTGGCGGACTTCGAGCAGTACCCGAGGAGCGAGAGCGAGGCCGCCGCGAACTGGGTCGCCGACGCGCTGCGCACCGAGGGCTTCCAGGACGTCGCGCTGCTCGACACCCCGGACGGCACCCAGTCCGTGTACGGCTTCCTGCCGGGCCCCGAGGGCGCCCCGACGGTCCTGCTGTACGCGCACTACGACGTGCAGCCGCCGCTCGACGAGGCCGGGTGGGCCACGCCCCCGTTCGAGCTGACGGAGCGCGACGGCCGCTGGTTCGGCCGCGGCAGCGCCGACTGCAAGGGCGGCATCGTGATGCACCTGCTCGCCCTGCGCGCCCTCAAGGCGAACGGCGGCGTCCCGGTGCACGTCAAGGTCGTCGCGGAGGGCTCCGAGGAGCAGGGCACGGGCGGCCTGGAGCGGTACGCGCAGGAGCACCCGGAGCTGCTGCGCGCGGACACGATCGTCGTCGGCGACGCGGGCAACTTCCGCGTCGGCCTGCCGACGGTGACCGCGACGCTGCGCGGCATGACCCTCGTCCGCGTCCAGATCGACACCCTGGAGGGCAATCTGCACTCCGGCCAGTTCGGCGGCGCGGCGCCGGACGCCCTGGGGGCGCTGGTGCGCGTCCTCGACTCGCTGCGCGCCGAGGACGGCTCGACGACGGTCGACGGCCTGGACGGCGGCGGCGTCTGGGAGGGCCTGCAGTACAGCGAGGCGGACTTCCGCAGGGACGCCAAGGTCCTCGACGGCGTCGGCCTCATCGGCGACGGTTCGGTCGCCGACCGCATCTGGGCCCGCCCGGCCGTCACGGTCCTCGGCATCGACTGCCCGCCGGTCGTCGGCGCGACGCCGTCCGTGCAGGCCTCCGCGCGGGCGCTGATCAGCCTGCGGGTGCCGCCGGGCGTGGACGCCGCCGAGGCGACGAAGCTGCTGCGCGCCCACCTGGAGTCCCGCACGCCGTGGGGCGCCCGCGTGAGCACTGAGCAGATCGGCCAGGGCCAGGCGTTCCGCGCGGACACCACGAGCCCCGCCTACGAGGCGATGGCCGGCGCGCTCAGCGAGGCCTACGACGGCGAGAAGATGCAGGCCGCAGGCATGGGCGGCTCCATCCCGCTGTGCAACACGCTGGCCGCCCTGTACCCGGAGGCGGAGATCCTGCTGATCGGCCTGAACGAGCCGGAGGCCCAGATCCACGCGGTCAACGAGAGCGTGTCCCCGCAGGAGCTGGAGCGGATGTCGGTCGCGGAGGCGCTGTTCCTCCAGCGGTACGCGAAGAGCTGA
- a CDS encoding geranylgeranyl reductase family protein produces the protein MSSENSADDARQVWDVVVVGAGPAGASAAYAAAVAGRSVLILEKAELPRYKTCGGGIIGPSRDALPPGFELPFKDRVHAVTFSLDGKFARTRRSRNMLFGLINRPEFDQQLVEHAQKAGAELRTGVTVSRVEQHGPAVPDRRTVAVVLQGGETVLARAVVGADGSASRIGAHVGVKLDQVDLGLEAEIPVPETVAEDWAGRVLIDWGPMPGSYGWVFPKGDTLTVGVISARGEGAATKRYLEDFIARLGLAGFEPSLSSGHLTRCRSDDSPLSRGRVLVCGDAAGLLEPWTREGISFALRSGRLAGEWAVRISEAHDAVDARRQALNYAFAIKAGLGVEMSVGRRMLKVFERRPGLLHTALTGFRPAWNAFAKITRGSMTLAELVRTHPVAGRALSRLDR, from the coding sequence GTGAGCAGCGAGAACTCAGCGGACGACGCGCGACAGGTCTGGGACGTCGTCGTGGTCGGCGCCGGACCCGCGGGCGCCTCGGCGGCGTACGCGGCAGCCGTCGCCGGACGCAGCGTACTGATCCTCGAGAAGGCCGAACTGCCGCGGTACAAGACGTGCGGCGGTGGCATCATCGGCCCCTCGCGCGACGCGTTGCCGCCGGGGTTCGAGCTGCCCTTCAAGGACCGCGTGCACGCGGTGACGTTCTCCTTGGACGGCAAGTTCGCCCGCACGCGCCGCTCGCGGAACATGCTGTTCGGGCTGATCAACCGCCCGGAGTTCGACCAGCAGCTGGTCGAGCACGCCCAGAAGGCGGGCGCCGAGCTGCGCACGGGCGTCACGGTCAGCCGCGTCGAGCAGCACGGCCCCGCGGTGCCCGACCGGCGCACGGTCGCCGTCGTCCTCCAGGGCGGCGAGACCGTCCTGGCCCGCGCCGTCGTGGGCGCCGACGGCAGCGCGAGCCGCATAGGGGCGCACGTCGGCGTGAAGCTGGACCAGGTGGACCTCGGCCTGGAGGCGGAGATCCCGGTGCCGGAGACCGTCGCGGAGGACTGGGCGGGCCGCGTCCTGATCGACTGGGGACCGATGCCGGGGAGTTACGGCTGGGTGTTCCCCAAGGGCGACACCCTCACCGTGGGCGTGATCTCCGCGCGCGGCGAAGGCGCCGCCACGAAGCGGTACTTGGAGGACTTCATCGCCCGCCTCGGTCTCGCGGGCTTCGAGCCGAGCCTGTCCTCCGGCCATCTCACGCGCTGCCGCAGCGACGACTCGCCGCTCTCGCGCGGACGCGTCCTGGTCTGCGGCGACGCGGCGGGCCTCCTGGAGCCGTGGACCCGTGAGGGCATCTCCTTCGCGCTGCGCTCCGGGCGGCTCGCGGGGGAGTGGGCCGTGCGCATCTCGGAGGCGCACGACGCGGTGGACGCCCGCCGCCAGGCCCTGAACTACGCGTTCGCGATCAAGGCGGGCCTCGGCGTCGAGATGAGCGTCGGCCGCCGCATGCTCAAGGTCTTCGAGCGCCGCCCCGGCCTGCTGCACACGGCCCTCACGGGCTTCCGCCCGGCGTGGAACGCGTTCGCCAAGATCACCCGTGGCTCGATGACGCTGGCCGAGCTGGTGCGGACGCATCCGGTGGCGGGGCGGGCGCTGAGCCGACTGGACCGGTAG
- a CDS encoding sensor histidine kinase, whose protein sequence is MEQEHQRDGGGPPRAAAGQPSRPGPAAWRQGPPWWRQGPPWWRVGDTATRRLPWLTTALLTVFVQVGTTFAAQGQSDRETPDGFARALLLAGTAALLMRHRHPVPVAYLTAGTAMVYLGAGYPYGPVLITVAVGCFAAVVAGHRYAAWGAVGMLWAGHLLIAHWLYQYFPPSDDGPSSWGGEIVIAVWVVAIAAVSELARTRREQWAKERAERELAARRRADEERLRMARELHDVLAHSISVINVQAGVGLALLDSDPEQARTALTTIKAASKEALGEVRQVLDTLRAPGAAPRAPAPGLDRIGELVEQARSTGLTVTVTTEGRRAALPPGADLAAFRIVQEALTNVVRHSESRTATVLVHRAPDAVTLRVDDEGPATGTEAGGSGNGLAGMRERAAALGGTIEAGPRPDGGFRVTAVLPTRTAPEENQ, encoded by the coding sequence ATGGAACAGGAGCATCAGCGCGACGGCGGCGGCCCGCCCCGGGCGGCCGCCGGGCAGCCGTCACGGCCGGGACCCGCGGCCTGGCGGCAGGGACCGCCGTGGTGGCGCCAGGGACCGCCCTGGTGGCGGGTCGGGGATACGGCCACGCGCCGTCTGCCGTGGCTGACCACCGCGCTGCTGACCGTGTTCGTGCAGGTCGGCACCACCTTCGCCGCACAGGGCCAGTCCGACCGCGAGACACCCGACGGCTTCGCGCGGGCGCTGCTCCTCGCGGGCACGGCCGCCCTCCTGATGCGTCACCGCCACCCCGTCCCGGTGGCGTACCTCACCGCCGGGACGGCGATGGTGTACCTCGGCGCCGGATACCCCTACGGGCCCGTGCTCATCACCGTCGCCGTCGGCTGCTTCGCGGCGGTCGTCGCCGGACACCGGTACGCGGCGTGGGGCGCCGTCGGCATGCTGTGGGCCGGGCATCTGCTGATCGCGCACTGGCTGTACCAGTACTTCCCGCCGAGCGACGACGGCCCCAGCTCCTGGGGCGGGGAGATCGTCATCGCGGTCTGGGTCGTGGCGATCGCCGCCGTCTCCGAGCTCGCCCGCACCCGGCGCGAACAGTGGGCCAAGGAGCGCGCCGAGCGGGAGCTCGCGGCGCGGCGGCGCGCCGATGAGGAGCGGCTGCGCATGGCCCGGGAACTGCACGACGTACTCGCCCACAGCATCTCCGTCATCAACGTCCAGGCGGGCGTCGGCCTCGCCCTGCTCGACTCCGACCCCGAGCAGGCCCGCACCGCCCTGACCACCATCAAGGCCGCCAGCAAGGAAGCGCTCGGCGAGGTCCGCCAGGTCCTCGACACCCTCCGCGCCCCCGGCGCGGCCCCGCGCGCCCCCGCCCCCGGGCTCGACCGCATCGGCGAACTCGTCGAACAGGCCAGGAGCACCGGCCTCACCGTCACCGTCACGACGGAGGGCCGCCGCGCCGCCCTGCCGCCCGGCGCGGACCTGGCCGCGTTCCGGATCGTCCAGGAGGCCCTGACGAACGTCGTACGACACTCGGAATCCAGGACAGCCACTGTCCTGGTCCACCGTGCTCCCGACGCGGTCACCCTGCGCGTCGACGACGAGGGCCCCGCGACCGGCACGGAGGCGGGCGGCAGCGGCAACGGACTCGCCGGGATGCGGGAGCGCGCCGCCGCCCTCGGTGGCACGATCGAGGCGGGCCCGCGCCCCGACGGCGGCTTCCGCGTCACGGCGGTCCTGCCCACCCGCACCGCACCCGAGGAGAACCAGTGA
- a CDS encoding response regulator has product MIRVLLADDQSLVRAGFKALLDAQPDIEVAGEAADGEEAVRLVRQLRPDVVLMDIRMPVLDGLEATRRITGEADLDGVKVVMLTTFELDEYVFEAIRSGASGFLVKDTEPDELLRAVRAVVAGDALLSPGVTRRLIGEFAARSKEPAAAETLSELTEREREVMALVGIGLSNEEIARRLVVSPLTAKTHVSRTMVKLGARDRAQLVVLAYESGLVRPGWLG; this is encoded by the coding sequence GTGATCCGCGTACTGCTCGCCGACGACCAGTCACTGGTCCGCGCCGGGTTCAAGGCTCTGCTCGACGCGCAGCCGGACATCGAGGTCGCCGGTGAGGCGGCGGACGGTGAGGAGGCGGTGCGTCTGGTGCGGCAACTGCGGCCGGACGTCGTCCTGATGGACATCCGCATGCCGGTGCTCGACGGGCTGGAAGCGACCCGGCGCATCACGGGCGAGGCGGACCTGGACGGGGTGAAAGTCGTCATGCTGACCACGTTCGAGCTCGACGAGTACGTCTTCGAGGCGATCAGGTCGGGCGCGTCGGGCTTCCTGGTCAAGGACACCGAGCCGGACGAACTGCTGCGTGCGGTACGGGCGGTGGTCGCCGGGGACGCGCTGCTCTCGCCCGGGGTGACGCGGCGTCTCATCGGGGAGTTCGCCGCGCGCTCCAAGGAGCCCGCTGCCGCTGAGACACTGAGCGAACTCACCGAGCGGGAACGGGAGGTGATGGCTCTCGTCGGCATCGGACTCTCGAACGAGGAGATCGCCCGCCGCCTCGTCGTCAGCCCGCTCACCGCGAAGACGCATGTGAGCCGCACGATGGTGAAGCTGGGCGCCCGCGACCGCGCCCAACTGGTCGTCCTCGCCTACGAGTCGGGCCTCGTCCGCCCGGGCTGGCTAGGCTGA
- a CDS encoding DUF6332 family protein — MDEAVGQGRRSQAERDAITVEIGYALASATAVALAIIGVVVAGPAIAFSLSESTERTLLGVGGSLAATAFVARLVTVLWRFTARERERRAALGDAADGGTGGDVLGGDSDGRGGRPGGGSA; from the coding sequence ATGGACGAGGCAGTGGGCCAGGGGCGGCGCAGCCAGGCCGAGCGGGACGCCATCACGGTCGAGATCGGGTACGCGCTCGCGAGCGCGACGGCCGTGGCGCTCGCCATCATCGGCGTGGTGGTGGCCGGCCCCGCGATCGCGTTCAGCCTGTCGGAGTCCACGGAGCGCACCCTTCTCGGCGTGGGCGGCTCGCTGGCGGCCACCGCGTTCGTGGCGCGGCTCGTCACGGTGCTGTGGCGCTTCACCGCGCGCGAGCGGGAGCGGCGTGCCGCCCTCGGCGACGCTGCCGACGGCGGCACGGGTGGTGACGTCCTCGGTGGCGACAGCGACGGCAGGGGCGGGCGGCCCGGGGGCGGGTCAGCCTAG
- a CDS encoding MFS transporter has product MTSPLPPASPPQERWTPRLWGTLLVLCAAMFLDALDVSMVGVALPSIGSELDLSTSSLQWVVSGYILGYGGLLLLGGRAADLLGRREVFLIALGVFALTSVLGGLVDSGPLLIASRFVKGLSAAFTAPAGLSIITTTFAEGPVRNRALSIYTTCAATGFSLGLVLSGVLTEVSWRLTMLLPAPIAVIALIAGLKLIPRSAREEKRGGYDVPGAVTGTASMLLLVFTVVQAPEVGWASARTLLSFLAVAVLLALFVRIELRTPNPLIRLGVLRSGPQIRAQLGAVTFFGGYVSFQFIATQYLQSLLGWSALETALAFLPAGVIVALSATKIAGVIDRFGTTRVIVTGFALLVASYGLFLRIDLTPTYVAVILPSMVLLGIACALVFPSLNIQATNGVDDHEQGMVSGLLNTSIQVGGAVILAITTAVITASDGGSAEGTASPQSVLDSYRPGLVLVTLFALAGLLINLTGLRARRGQQTVVVAKSPTAAPPLESAGERTSANERVSVGD; this is encoded by the coding sequence ATGACTTCTCCGCTCCCTCCTGCCTCCCCGCCCCAGGAGCGCTGGACCCCGCGCCTGTGGGGCACGCTGCTCGTGCTGTGCGCAGCGATGTTCCTGGACGCGCTCGACGTGTCGATGGTCGGCGTCGCCCTGCCCTCCATCGGCTCCGAACTCGACCTGTCCACCTCGTCCCTGCAGTGGGTGGTCAGCGGCTACATCCTGGGCTACGGCGGACTGCTGCTGCTCGGCGGCCGCGCGGCGGACCTGCTCGGCCGCCGCGAGGTGTTCCTGATCGCGCTCGGCGTCTTCGCCCTGACCTCGGTGCTCGGCGGGCTCGTCGACTCCGGTCCGCTGCTCATCGCGAGCCGCTTCGTGAAGGGCCTGAGCGCCGCGTTCACCGCCCCCGCGGGCCTGTCGATCATCACCACGACCTTCGCCGAGGGCCCGGTCCGCAACCGCGCCCTGTCCATCTACACCACCTGCGCCGCCACCGGCTTCTCCCTCGGCCTCGTCCTGTCCGGCGTCCTCACGGAGGTCAGCTGGCGGCTCACCATGCTGCTGCCCGCACCCATCGCCGTGATCGCGCTCATCGCCGGCCTCAAGCTCATCCCCCGCTCGGCGCGCGAGGAGAAGCGCGGCGGCTACGACGTGCCGGGCGCCGTCACCGGCACGGCGTCGATGCTGCTGCTCGTCTTCACCGTCGTACAGGCCCCCGAGGTCGGCTGGGCCTCCGCGCGCACGCTGCTCTCCTTCCTCGCGGTGGCCGTGCTCCTCGCCCTCTTCGTCCGCATCGAGCTGCGCACCCCCAACCCGCTCATCCGCCTCGGCGTGCTGCGCTCCGGGCCGCAGATCCGGGCCCAGCTCGGCGCGGTGACGTTCTTCGGCGGGTACGTGTCCTTCCAGTTCATCGCCACCCAGTACCTCCAGTCGCTGCTCGGCTGGTCGGCCCTGGAGACGGCGCTCGCGTTCCTGCCCGCGGGCGTGATCGTGGCGCTGTCCGCCACGAAGATCGCCGGTGTCATCGACCGGTTCGGCACGACCCGCGTCATCGTGACGGGCTTCGCGCTGCTCGTGGCGTCGTACGGCCTCTTCCTGCGCATCGACCTGACGCCCACGTACGTCGCGGTCATCCTGCCCTCGATGGTGCTGCTCGGCATCGCGTGCGCGCTGGTCTTCCCCTCGCTCAACATCCAGGCCACCAACGGCGTCGACGACCACGAGCAGGGCATGGTCTCCGGCCTCCTGAACACCTCGATCCAGGTCGGCGGCGCGGTGATCCTCGCGATCACCACCGCGGTCATCACGGCGTCCGACGGCGGCTCCGCCGAGGGCACCGCCTCGCCGCAGTCCGTCCTCGACAGCTACCGGCCAGGGCTGGTCCTCGTGACGCTGTTCGCGCTCGCGGGCCTGCTCATCAACCTCACCGGCCTGCGGGCCCGCCGGGGGCAGCAGACCGTCGTCGTGGCCAAGTCGCCGACCGCGGCCCCGCCCCTGGAGAGCGCGGGCGAGCGCACGAGCGCGAACGAGCGGGTGAGCGTGGGCGACTGA
- a CDS encoding MarR family winged helix-turn-helix transcriptional regulator, translated as MVATKAGPTATDAEQALVNQWRDIQTVHARTHCELDRELQPYGLGASDFEVLDVLATGLAEDGTDAFRVQDIACQVHLSQSALSRLIGRLEKDGLVERGMCSEDRRGVRVCITEKGSRVHAEARPVQRTVLARMLPGAGA; from the coding sequence ATGGTGGCGACCAAGGCCGGGCCGACGGCGACTGATGCCGAGCAGGCGCTCGTGAACCAGTGGCGGGACATCCAGACGGTGCACGCGCGCACCCACTGCGAGCTGGACCGCGAGCTGCAGCCGTACGGCCTGGGCGCGAGTGACTTCGAGGTCCTCGACGTGCTCGCCACCGGCCTCGCGGAGGACGGCACCGACGCCTTCCGCGTCCAGGACATCGCCTGCCAGGTGCATTTGAGCCAGAGCGCGCTGTCCCGGCTGATCGGCCGCCTGGAGAAGGACGGCCTGGTCGAGCGCGGCATGTGCAGCGAGGACCGCCGCGGCGTGCGGGTCTGCATCACCGAGAAGGGCAGCCGGGTGCACGCCGAGGCGCGGCCCGTGCAGCGGACGGTCCTCGCGCGGATGCTTCCCGGCGCGGGCGCCTGA